A genome region from Gadus chalcogrammus isolate NIFS_2021 chromosome 5, NIFS_Gcha_1.0, whole genome shotgun sequence includes the following:
- the LOC130382461 gene encoding feline leukemia virus subgroup C receptor-related protein 2-like isoform X3, with product MERGNEVGNYHQLKVEEDEEDGLSTVPSAPDGSPLFPLMETRLYKRRWLMLFVFGTFSMSNAFMWLQYSIISNIFVRFYGVNAIRVDWLSMIYFLTYIPLILPVTWFLDNRGLRDVVVVGSAFNCIGAWIKTSTAHPDMFAVTFLGQFVCSVGTVFLLGIPSRLASLWFGQQEVSTACSIGVLGNQVGIAIGFLLPPILVPNVDDVEELAYHIGVMFYITAGVATLIFVLVVIVFQEKPELPPSQAQAQARSLSPDQYSYKASIGRLLCNKSFMLLVLTYGLNVGCFYAVSTLLNRMITEQYPGEEVNAGRIGLTIVIAGMVGSLICGIWMDKTKTYKQTTFAVYLLTFIGMLVYSFTLNLGHMWVVFLTAGILGFFMTGYLPLGFEFAVELTYPESEGTSSGLLNCSAQLFGIIFTISQGKIMDKWGTLAGNIFLCVFLLIGTILTGFIKSDLRRQNANASCDPQMGSKKSSLDDGVDNPTTPKEATL from the exons ATGGAGCGAGGAAACGAGGTGGGAAATTACCACCagctgaaggtggaggaggatgaggaggatggccTATCCACCGTGCCCTCTGCCCCAGAcggctctcctctcttccccctcatgGAGACTCGGCTGTACAAACGACGCTGGCTCATGCTCTTTGTCTTCGGCACGTTCTCCATGAGCAACGCCTTCATGTGGCTTCAGTACAGCATCATcagcaacatctttgtgcgtttctACGGCGTGAACGCCATCCGCGTCGACTGGCTGTCCATGATCTACTTCCTCACGTACATCCCGCTCATCCTGCCTGTCACCTGGTTCCTGGACAACCGCGGGCTCcgggatgtggtggtggtgggctcgGCCTTCAACTGCATCGGAGCCTGGATCAAGACGAGCACGGCCCACCCCGACATGTTCGCCGTCACCTTCCTGGGACAGTTTGTGTGTTCGGTGGGCACGGTGTTCCTCCTGGGCATCCCGTCCAGGCTGGCCTCCTTGTGGTTTGGCCAGCAGGAGGTTTCCACCGCCTGTTCCATTGGCGTTTTGGGAAACCAG GTGGGCATCGCCATCGGGTTCCTGTTGCCCCCCATCCTGGTGCCCAACGTGGACGATGTGGAGGAGCTGGCGTACCACATCGGCGTTATGTTCTACATCACTGCTGGCGTGGCCACCCTCATCTTCGTCTTGGTGGTCATCG TGTTCCAGGAGAAGCCGGAGCTTCCCCCCagccaggcccaggcccaggccagGAGCCTCTCCCCGGACCAGTACTCCTACAAGGCCTCCATCGGCAGGCTGCTCTGCAACAAGTCCTTCATGCTCCTGGTGCTCACCTACg GGCTGAACGTGGGCTGCTTCTACGCCGTGTCCACGCTGCTCAACCGAATGATCACAGAGCAATACCCG GGTGAAGAGGTGAATGCTGGTAGAATCGGGCTGACGATTGTCATCGCCGGCATGGTGGGGTCCCTCATCTGTGGAATATGGATGGACAAAACCAAGACCTACAA ACAAACCACCTTTGCGGTGTATCTCCTCACCTTCATCGGGATGCTGGTCTACTCCTTCACCCTGAATCTGGGCCACATGTGGGTCGTGTTTCTGACCGCCGGCATTCTAGG GTTCTTCATGACTGGATACCTGCCTCTGGGGTTTGAATTTGCTGTGGAGCTGACCTACCCAGAGTCGGAGGGCACCTCCTCAGGCCTCCTCAACTGTTCTGCTcag CTGTTTGGAATCATTTTCACTATCAGCCAAGGAAAGATCATGGATAAATGGGGCACACTGGCTGGAAACATCTTCCTCTGCGTCTTCCTACTCATTGGTACCATACTGACAG GATTCATTAAGTCAGATCTTCGACGGCAAAATGCCAATGCATCATGTGACCCACAGATGGGGAGC AAAAAATCAAGCCTGGATGACGGTGTCGATAATCCTACAACACCGAAAGAGGCCACGTTGTGA
- the LOC130382461 gene encoding feline leukemia virus subgroup C receptor-related protein 2-like isoform X4 — MPPTQLTKRRWAMLFLFTSYSMCNAFQWLQYGIINNIFMRFYNVNSFAVDWMSMVYMLTYIPFIFPTIWLLDKTGLRVMAIVASSINCLGTWIKVASVRPDLFWVTMLGQFASALAQVFILGMPSHIASVWFGPDEVSTACSIGVLGNQVGIAIGFLLPPILVPNVDDVEELAYHIGVMFYITAGVATLIFVLVVIVFQEKPELPPSQAQAQARSLSPDQYSYKASIGRLLCNKSFMLLVLTYGLNVGCFYAVSTLLNRMITEQYPGEEVNAGRIGLTIVIAGMVGSLICGIWMDKTKTYKQTTFAVYLLTFIGMLVYSFTLNLGHMWVVFLTAGILGFFMTGYLPLGFEFAVELTYPESEGTSSGLLNCSAQLFGIIFTISQGKIMDKWGTLAGNIFLCVFLLIGTILTGFIKSDLRRQNANASCDPQMGSVSIPVCVCLCPLCMCLEEVGCSVAWLHTLWLSWSRHLIL, encoded by the exons ATGCCTCCAACACAGTTGACCAAACGACGCTGGGCGATGCTGTTTCTGTTCACCAGTTACTCCATGTGTAACGCGTTTCAATGGCTCCAGTACGGAATAATCAATAACATATTCATGAGATTCTACAACGTGAACTCGTTCGCTGTAGACTGGATGTCAATGGTGTACATGCTCACCTACATCCCCTTCATATTCCCGACCATCTGGCTTCTGGATAAAACCGGACTCCGAGTGATGGCCATCGTGGCTTCTTCTATTAATTGCCTTGGAACCTGGATAAAGGTGGCCAGTGTCAGGCCCGATTTATTCTGGGTCACGATGCTAGGCCAGTTTGCGTCTGCCCTCGCCCAGGTGTTCATACTGGGAATGCCCTCCCACATCGCGTCGGTCTGGTTCGGCCCCGATGAG GTTTCCACCGCCTGTTCCATTGGCGTTTTGGGAAACCAG GTGGGCATCGCCATCGGGTTCCTGTTGCCCCCCATCCTGGTGCCCAACGTGGACGATGTGGAGGAGCTGGCGTACCACATCGGCGTTATGTTCTACATCACTGCTGGCGTGGCCACCCTCATCTTCGTCTTGGTGGTCATCG TGTTCCAGGAGAAGCCGGAGCTTCCCCCCagccaggcccaggcccaggccagGAGCCTCTCCCCGGACCAGTACTCCTACAAGGCCTCCATCGGCAGGCTGCTCTGCAACAAGTCCTTCATGCTCCTGGTGCTCACCTACg GGCTGAACGTGGGCTGCTTCTACGCCGTGTCCACGCTGCTCAACCGAATGATCACAGAGCAATACCCG GGTGAAGAGGTGAATGCTGGTAGAATCGGGCTGACGATTGTCATCGCCGGCATGGTGGGGTCCCTCATCTGTGGAATATGGATGGACAAAACCAAGACCTACAA ACAAACCACCTTTGCGGTGTATCTCCTCACCTTCATCGGGATGCTGGTCTACTCCTTCACCCTGAATCTGGGCCACATGTGGGTCGTGTTTCTGACCGCCGGCATTCTAGG GTTCTTCATGACTGGATACCTGCCTCTGGGGTTTGAATTTGCTGTGGAGCTGACCTACCCAGAGTCGGAGGGCACCTCCTCAGGCCTCCTCAACTGTTCTGCTcag CTGTTTGGAATCATTTTCACTATCAGCCAAGGAAAGATCATGGATAAATGGGGCACACTGGCTGGAAACATCTTCCTCTGCGTCTTCCTACTCATTGGTACCATACTGACAG GATTCATTAAGTCAGATCTTCGACGGCAAAATGCCAATGCATCATGTGACCCACAGATGGGGAGCGTAAGTatacctgtgtgcgtgtgtctgtgtccactgtgcatgtgtttggaggaggtggggtgctCTGTTGCATGGCTGCATACTTTATGGCTGTCTTGGAGCAGACACTTAATCCTCTGA
- the LOC130382461 gene encoding feline leukemia virus subgroup C receptor-related protein 2-like isoform X2 gives MERGNEVGNYHQLKVEEDEEDGLSTVPSAPDGSPLFPLMETRLYKRRWLMLFVFGTFSMSNAFMWLQYSIISNIFVRFYGVNAIRVDWLSMIYFLTYIPLILPVTWFLDNRGLRDVVVVGSAFNCIGAWIKTSTAHPDMFAVTFLGQFVCSVGTVFLLGIPSRLASLWFGQQEVSTACSIGVLGNQVGIAIGFLLPPILVPNVDDVEELAYHIGVMFYITAGVATLIFVLVVIVFQEKPELPPSQAQAQARSLSPDQYSYKASIGRLLCNKSFMLLVLTYGLNVGCFYAVSTLLNRMITEQYPGEEVNAGRIGLTIVIAGMVGSLICGIWMDKTKTYKQTTFAVYLLTFIGMLVYSFTLNLGHMWVVFLTAGILGFFMTGYLPLGFEFAVELTYPESEGTSSGLLNCSAQLFGIIFTISQGKIMDKWGTLAGNIFLCVFLLIGTILTGFIKSDLRRQNANASCDPQMGSPTGSLCSAREYGATSSGGFCNSAYDTSPPPH, from the exons ATGGAGCGAGGAAACGAGGTGGGAAATTACCACCagctgaaggtggaggaggatgaggaggatggccTATCCACCGTGCCCTCTGCCCCAGAcggctctcctctcttccccctcatgGAGACTCGGCTGTACAAACGACGCTGGCTCATGCTCTTTGTCTTCGGCACGTTCTCCATGAGCAACGCCTTCATGTGGCTTCAGTACAGCATCATcagcaacatctttgtgcgtttctACGGCGTGAACGCCATCCGCGTCGACTGGCTGTCCATGATCTACTTCCTCACGTACATCCCGCTCATCCTGCCTGTCACCTGGTTCCTGGACAACCGCGGGCTCcgggatgtggtggtggtgggctcgGCCTTCAACTGCATCGGAGCCTGGATCAAGACGAGCACGGCCCACCCCGACATGTTCGCCGTCACCTTCCTGGGACAGTTTGTGTGTTCGGTGGGCACGGTGTTCCTCCTGGGCATCCCGTCCAGGCTGGCCTCCTTGTGGTTTGGCCAGCAGGAGGTTTCCACCGCCTGTTCCATTGGCGTTTTGGGAAACCAG GTGGGCATCGCCATCGGGTTCCTGTTGCCCCCCATCCTGGTGCCCAACGTGGACGATGTGGAGGAGCTGGCGTACCACATCGGCGTTATGTTCTACATCACTGCTGGCGTGGCCACCCTCATCTTCGTCTTGGTGGTCATCG TGTTCCAGGAGAAGCCGGAGCTTCCCCCCagccaggcccaggcccaggccagGAGCCTCTCCCCGGACCAGTACTCCTACAAGGCCTCCATCGGCAGGCTGCTCTGCAACAAGTCCTTCATGCTCCTGGTGCTCACCTACg GGCTGAACGTGGGCTGCTTCTACGCCGTGTCCACGCTGCTCAACCGAATGATCACAGAGCAATACCCG GGTGAAGAGGTGAATGCTGGTAGAATCGGGCTGACGATTGTCATCGCCGGCATGGTGGGGTCCCTCATCTGTGGAATATGGATGGACAAAACCAAGACCTACAA ACAAACCACCTTTGCGGTGTATCTCCTCACCTTCATCGGGATGCTGGTCTACTCCTTCACCCTGAATCTGGGCCACATGTGGGTCGTGTTTCTGACCGCCGGCATTCTAGG GTTCTTCATGACTGGATACCTGCCTCTGGGGTTTGAATTTGCTGTGGAGCTGACCTACCCAGAGTCGGAGGGCACCTCCTCAGGCCTCCTCAACTGTTCTGCTcag CTGTTTGGAATCATTTTCACTATCAGCCAAGGAAAGATCATGGATAAATGGGGCACACTGGCTGGAAACATCTTCCTCTGCGTCTTCCTACTCATTGGTACCATACTGACAG GATTCATTAAGTCAGATCTTCGACGGCAAAATGCCAATGCATCATGTGACCCACAGATGGGGAGC CCTACAGGTTCCTTGTGTTCGGCGAGGGAGTACGGGGCCACATCATCCGGGGGCTTCTGCAACAGCGCTTATGACACTAGCCCGCCGCCTCATTAA
- the jdp2a gene encoding jun dimerization protein 2 — translation MQRFPLFKIYSRPSADHKRGHFSHLGSKSAVVKTEADTMPGQIPDPSVTAGSLPSLGSLAGLSATTLTDQLRFGDLQDFGTMLSPLHFLDKLGKGTLSIKAERDDEVDRRKRRREKNKMAAARCRNKKKERTDYLQMESERLEMMNSDLKSQIEELKHERQQLILMLNRHRPTCIVRTDSVKTPEGEGNPLLEQLGAE, via the exons ATGCAACGATTTCCACTTTTTAAAATCTATTCCAGACCATCGGCCGACCATAAGAGAGGACATTTTTCGCACCTGGGATCAAAGTCAG CTGTGGTTAAGACCGAGGCTGACACGATGCCAGGTCAGATCCCAGACCCCTCTGTGACGGCGGGCTCCCTGCCGAGCCTGGGGTCCCTGGCGGGACTCTCGGCCACCACGCTGACAGACCAGCTCCGCTTCGGTGACCTGCAGGACTTTGGGACCATGCTTTCCCCGCTGCACTTCCTCGACAAGCTGGGGAAGGGGACGCTCTCCATCAAGGCCGAG AGGGACGACGAGGTGGACCGTCGAAAACGGCGGcgagagaaaaacaaaatggctgcaGCGCGATGTCGAAACAAAAAGAAGGAGAGGACAGATTATCTACAAATG GAGTCGGAGCGGTTGGAGATGATGAACTCTGACCTCAAGTCTCAGATCGAGGAGCTGAAACACGAGCGGCAGCAGCTGATCCTCATGCTGAACCGACACCGGCCCACCTGCATCGTCAGGACCGACAGCGTGAAGACCCCCGAGGGTGAGGGGAATCCGCTCCTGGAGCAGCTGGGAGCCGAGTGA
- the LOC130382461 gene encoding feline leukemia virus subgroup C receptor-related protein 2-like isoform X1, which yields MERGNEVGNYHQLKVEEDEEDGLSTVPSAPDGSPLFPLMETRLYKRRWLMLFVFGTFSMSNAFMWLQYSIISNIFVRFYGVNAIRVDWLSMIYFLTYIPLILPVTWFLDNRGLRDVVVVGSAFNCIGAWIKTSTAHPDMFAVTFLGQFVCSVGTVFLLGIPSRLASLWFGQQEVSTACSIGVLGNQVGIAIGFLLPPILVPNVDDVEELAYHIGVMFYITAGVATLIFVLVVIVFQEKPELPPSQAQAQARSLSPDQYSYKASIGRLLCNKSFMLLVLTYGLNVGCFYAVSTLLNRMITEQYPGEEVNAGRIGLTIVIAGMVGSLICGIWMDKTKTYKQTTFAVYLLTFIGMLVYSFTLNLGHMWVVFLTAGILGFFMTGYLPLGFEFAVELTYPESEGTSSGLLNCSAQLFGIIFTISQGKIMDKWGTLAGNIFLCVFLLIGTILTGFIKSDLRRQNANASCDPQMGSVSIPVCVCLCPLCMCLEEVGCSVAWLHTLWLSWSRHLIL from the exons ATGGAGCGAGGAAACGAGGTGGGAAATTACCACCagctgaaggtggaggaggatgaggaggatggccTATCCACCGTGCCCTCTGCCCCAGAcggctctcctctcttccccctcatgGAGACTCGGCTGTACAAACGACGCTGGCTCATGCTCTTTGTCTTCGGCACGTTCTCCATGAGCAACGCCTTCATGTGGCTTCAGTACAGCATCATcagcaacatctttgtgcgtttctACGGCGTGAACGCCATCCGCGTCGACTGGCTGTCCATGATCTACTTCCTCACGTACATCCCGCTCATCCTGCCTGTCACCTGGTTCCTGGACAACCGCGGGCTCcgggatgtggtggtggtgggctcgGCCTTCAACTGCATCGGAGCCTGGATCAAGACGAGCACGGCCCACCCCGACATGTTCGCCGTCACCTTCCTGGGACAGTTTGTGTGTTCGGTGGGCACGGTGTTCCTCCTGGGCATCCCGTCCAGGCTGGCCTCCTTGTGGTTTGGCCAGCAGGAGGTTTCCACCGCCTGTTCCATTGGCGTTTTGGGAAACCAG GTGGGCATCGCCATCGGGTTCCTGTTGCCCCCCATCCTGGTGCCCAACGTGGACGATGTGGAGGAGCTGGCGTACCACATCGGCGTTATGTTCTACATCACTGCTGGCGTGGCCACCCTCATCTTCGTCTTGGTGGTCATCG TGTTCCAGGAGAAGCCGGAGCTTCCCCCCagccaggcccaggcccaggccagGAGCCTCTCCCCGGACCAGTACTCCTACAAGGCCTCCATCGGCAGGCTGCTCTGCAACAAGTCCTTCATGCTCCTGGTGCTCACCTACg GGCTGAACGTGGGCTGCTTCTACGCCGTGTCCACGCTGCTCAACCGAATGATCACAGAGCAATACCCG GGTGAAGAGGTGAATGCTGGTAGAATCGGGCTGACGATTGTCATCGCCGGCATGGTGGGGTCCCTCATCTGTGGAATATGGATGGACAAAACCAAGACCTACAA ACAAACCACCTTTGCGGTGTATCTCCTCACCTTCATCGGGATGCTGGTCTACTCCTTCACCCTGAATCTGGGCCACATGTGGGTCGTGTTTCTGACCGCCGGCATTCTAGG GTTCTTCATGACTGGATACCTGCCTCTGGGGTTTGAATTTGCTGTGGAGCTGACCTACCCAGAGTCGGAGGGCACCTCCTCAGGCCTCCTCAACTGTTCTGCTcag CTGTTTGGAATCATTTTCACTATCAGCCAAGGAAAGATCATGGATAAATGGGGCACACTGGCTGGAAACATCTTCCTCTGCGTCTTCCTACTCATTGGTACCATACTGACAG GATTCATTAAGTCAGATCTTCGACGGCAAAATGCCAATGCATCATGTGACCCACAGATGGGGAGCGTAAGTatacctgtgtgcgtgtgtctgtgtccactgtgcatgtgtttggaggaggtggggtgctCTGTTGCATGGCTGCATACTTTATGGCTGTCTTGGAGCAGACACTTAATCCTCTGA
- the erg28 gene encoding ergosterol biosynthetic protein 28 homolog yields MMSKFMNVLRSWLLMVSLIAMGNTVQSFRDHSFLSEKLYTGMPQFVNGLQARTFGIWTLLASIIRCACAIDIHNKTLYHITLWTFVLALGHFLSEAFIYKTAPVTIGVMAPLIVASVSIVGMLIGYQCISEHQEEVTVRQKKRN; encoded by the exons ATGATGAGTAAATTCATGAACGTGTTGAGGAGCTGGCTGCTGATGGTGTCACTCATCGCCATGGGGAACACAGTGCAGAGCTTCAGGGACCACAGCTTTCTGTCGGAGAAACTTTACACAGGGATGCCACAGTTTG TGAATGGTCTCCAAGCACGAACATTCGGAATCTGGACATTACTAGCATCTATTATACGCTGTGCGTGTGCCATCGACATCCAcaataaaac GCTCTACCACATCACCCTGTGGACCTTTGTGTTGGCGCtgggtcacttcctgtctgaagCCTTCATCTACAAAACCGCTCCCGTCACCATAGGAGTGATGGCACCGCTTATTGTCGCTA GCGTTTCTATCGTGGGGATGCTGATTGGATACCAGTGTATTTCCGAACACCAGGAAGAAGTTACAGTGCGACAGAAGAAGCGGAATTAA